TTTAGAAGATTCTTCATAAGAAATTCCGCTTTGTATTCCCGTTAACTTAAATAGAGAGAGCAAAATGAATCTGAATAATAAAAACAATTCAATAGCCACAAAACTCCAAAACAAAACAACTCTTGAAGAGGGGGTTAACCAAAGAAAATATTCGAGATAAAGGACACAAAAAACAAAAATAAACCCGAGAACCAAAAATAAAATAGATCCTTTTACCAATTGATTTATATAAAACTTCCGATAAAAACCTCTTAACTTTGCTTCTATGGTATATTCCTTTTTTTCCATCAATTATAAAAATAAATATTCTACATACTCAATATAGTAACAATCTGTTAAAAATTATGTAAAAGGTTTTGTTTTTGTTAAGTTTGTAAGACTCTTTATAAAAATGTTATTAACTTATTGAGACCTTTGCAAAATAATGATAAATGTAAAGAATATTTGAAGAACATATTATTTCTACCTCTGCAAAAGTATTTACAGACAAATGGCGTGGCTATACCTCTATAAAAAGATTATGGCATTACACAAATAGAAAGTAATCATGGAAACAACTTTAAAAAACTTCATATCATCATTCATCAGGTAAAATATTGGTTAATAACAGTACCAAAACATGTCAGTAAAAAACATATTCAAAAATACTTTGATGAATTTGCTTATCGTATATCGATCGCAATCTAAAAGTTTCAATATGGCATAACTCTATTGTAAGAATGATAAATTATGAACCAATAACATGGAATCAAATTAAACAGAAACTAAATTAATTACTCAAATAATTTTAATAATATGAAAAATTTTGTCGCTATTTCTTTATTGCTGTGTTTATCTCAAACCTATGGTCAAAGCCCTTGGCCCCAAAAAAAAGGAAAAGCATATACACAATTGTCTTTTACTTTAATTTCCGGGTATGAGGAATTATATGGAAATCCTGACTACACAACAGAGAGGGTTGTTACTGATAATACATTACAGTTTTACGGAGAATATGGTCTGACAGATAAAACTTCTTTGGTTTTAAGTCTTCCTTTCAAATTCATAAAAACAGGAAACCTGACAAATACTAACCTTATTGCTCCTTCGGCACAAGAAGGCTCTAAATCTACTTTGGGAAATATTGAAGCTGGATTAAAACATGTGTTTTTTCAAAAAAAATGGATCATATCAGGACAGTTTAATGTAGAAGCAAATACCGGCAGCTTTGATGGTGTTTCCGGAATACGAACCGGTTATGATGCGTGGAATTTTACCCCATTAATTTTGGCAGGAAGGAGCTATGGAAATACGTATCTGCAAGGTCATTTTGGAGCAAATATCAGAACAAATAACCATAGCAGCAACATAAGAATTGGAGGAGAAATCGGAACTAAAGCTCTTAAAAATATTTGGGTAATTGGCTTTATAGGTATTTCATCTTCTTTAAAAAATGGCGATGTCGTGTTACCTGCCAGTAATCTGGTAAACGGTTTATACGTAAATGATCAGGAATTTGGGGTTCTAGGATTTAAAGCCATCGCCGAATTTTCAAAAAGTTTCGGTGCTAATTTTAGTCTTGGAGGTGCTTTTTTTGGGAATAATGTAGCAAAAACAGCTGCGCTTACATTTGGCTTATATCATAAATTTTAATTTTCCCTAAAAAATCAATTAACACAAAATAATCACTATTAAATGTCACTCTATTTTTAAAGTGTTTTTTATGTTATTTTCAATAAAATACCATTCATCTAAAAAAATAGTGTTTGACCTAAAAAAGAGGTGATGTTGGTCTAAAAGTTGCTTTTCTTACTGTATATCGGGTGTAGGTTTGTTTTCTCAAAATAACAATCAATGAGAACAATTATCATATACACACTGGCAATATTATTAGTTCAACTGGGACGGTCTCAATCGTTTTATGTAGGTTCGGGAGGTATTATCTCGATAAATTCAGGCAATGTACTATATATTGACAACAATGCCACTATCGATGCTTCGGGAACGATTACTGTTAAATCAAGTGCTACTACCAGTGCTTCTTTACTGGTAACCGGTAGTGCAACAGGAAATATTGCCTACAAAAGACATATTAAAGATACAGACTGGCATTTGGTAGCTGCTCCGGTAAGCTCTCAAAGCATCAATGACTTTGTAACCGATACCAGTAATAGTATCAACACAAGCGGTGCCATGTATGCTGTCGCTACCTATAACAATTCAAATACCAGCTCCAATCGTTGGGAGTATTATACTAATGCTCCAGGTGCAGGTAACTTTGTAAACGGAAAAGGTTATTCTACCAACAGAACAGCTATAGGAGACTATACCTTTGAAGGAGCAATGCCCAACTCGGATGTATCGGTATCATTAACCACTTCCAGTGGTAGTTTTTATTGGAGTGCACTGGGAAATCCTTTTCCTTCTTTTTTACCGGCTAACAGCGGTGCAAAAGCAAACAATATCCTTGACCAGAACAGTAGCGTTTTAGACCCGTCTTATACGGCCTTATACTTTTGGAACGGAGTAACCCCTATCAACCTGTTAACAATGCAAGTCCTGCATTACAGATTGCTCCCGGACAGGGTTTTATGGTAAAAGCAAAAGATGATAGTGAAACATTTATTTTTACAAAAGCAATACAAAACCACCAAAGCGGAACAGCTACCTTCTACAGAACAGCAAATACAACTCCAAGTATCGTTGTCAATTTAACGGTACCTTAAATAAACAAACCTCCGTTAAGTATCTTCAAAATGCAACCACCGGACTGAACCCAGGATACGATGCAGGAGCCTATGATAGCGGAAGTACAAACTTCTTTATAAACACACACCTGGTCAGTGATAGCAACGGAGTAGACTTTACCAGGCAATGTTTACCTGACAGTAATTACCAGGCAATGGTAATCCCATTGTCAATCAAGGCCAATGCCAACCAAACGCTTACTTTCAGTACCTCCACTGACAACTTACCACAAGATATAGATGTATATCTGCAAGATGTAACCAATAACACCTTTACAAAAATAAATGGAGAATCCCATCAAATTACCATTAATGAAACACTCTCAGGTATTGGAAGGTTCTATATACATACCTCTGCAGGAGAGGTTCTCAACGTAGAAGATAATACTGTAGTGTCCAATCAGGTAAGTATATATATGTCAGCTACCAATAGATTAACAATTACCGGACTGAGTCAAGGTACTGCTAAACTTAACATGTATTCAATCTTAGGAAAAAAGGTCTTACAAACTTCTTTTGAACAAAGTCCTACTCAACATATAACCATCCCCGAAACTATCAAAACAGGAGTATACCTGATTGATTTAAAAACATCATCAGGGAATCTACGAAAGAAAATAATCCTCGAATAAACAGATTTAAAATAAATAATAACACATAAAATAGATCATCATGAAAAAAATAATCGTAACTTTTACAGGAATTGCTCTCAATATTGCAACTCACGCACAGATTGGGGTACGAACAATGTCTCCGGCTTCTGCTGCTATGGATATAAGCAGTACCTCTAAAGGCTTCTTACTACCAAGAATGACAAAAACTCAAATAGATGCCATTGCATCTCCTGCCGAAGGACTTATTGTATATTGTACGAATTGCAATGCAAAAGGACTTTACCTTAACAATGGAAGTGAGTTTATAAATCTAATAAATGGTGCAAATATTTCTGCTCACAGTGTGGCTTCTATTGTCGCTGCATCTGATAATCCTGCAAATGGCAATCCGAGTATAGCTGATCTGACCAGTGTGGGTTTAACAAACCTGATAGCAACAAACCTCTCGGGTTATGAAGTAGCTATTGATGCACCTACTCCTGCTCCTACAACACTTGCGGAGCTACAAACCATTATTAATAATATAAACGCAAGTGATGCTGTTTTAGCTCAAATCGGTAGTGATGCGGATAGCGCTACTCAAAACTCAACAGTAACCATAGCACAACTAAATCAGATTATACCTGCTTTGACAGCAATAAATGATGCCAATGAAACAGCATATAGAAATTATATTGATGCCAATCCCAACAGCTTCTCCAGTCCTGCAACACAGGCAGAAGTACAGGCAATGATATTTTTAGTGAACACTCCAACAGTTGTCGGAGCCGGAGGTGCCATTTTTATGGACCGAAATTTAGGGGCTACTCAGGTTGCTACAAGTTCCGATGACAGTAATGCTTACGGAGATTTGTATCAGTGGGGTAGAAATACCGACGGACATCAGTTCAGAACGAGTAGTATAACTGCCGGACCTGTAGCCAGCGGTAATGAAGGTTCTGTTTTTATACTAAATGGTTCATATCCTTACGACTGGTTAAGTACACGTGATGATACACGTTGGAATGGCGCTACCAAAGGATCACATGACCCGTGTCCCGACGGTTTTAGAGTTCCTACCGAAGCAGAATGGCAAACAGAATTTGCGGCGTGGACTACCAATAATGCTGCAGGTGCTTTTAACAGCCCCTTAAAATTAACTACCGCAGGAGATCGTCATCACTGGCATCCTGGTATTGGAGTTGAAAATCTTCATTATGGTTTCTATTGGTCAAGTACAGCTAGTTTTAACTCAGGTGCAACTGCTAGTCTATTACAGTTCAATTCAAGTAGTGTAGTCATTAATAGTAATTACCGAAGAAGCTATGGTATGTCCGTACGGTGTATCTATGATCCAAATTAAGAAGATATATCTTGGCATCTAAAGTGTGCATTAGCATACTCCAAAAACTCAAATCGAGTAGGAAGATAGGGATTATTTCCCTATCTGTCCTCTCACACCACCCGGTATACGGTTCCGTACTGGTCGATTCCTTAAGTTTTAACTCTGACCTTTTGGTAATAATCCAGCATAAATAGGTAGCCTGCTTGTCTAAGTCGGTCTGTGGTAATAGTAGTGGCAAGTATAAAGCTGTTAGCTGTATGCCAATAACTCTTCCTTGTGTGTGTTTTTAAATCTTTTCGTCATGAACATATATTTAAGGAAAATAATGGTCAAACTTCAATGATAGATATCTTTGATTATAAATCCCCTTATGGAATACTAGGAAAATTTATTGATGCAATATTTTTAAAAGATACATGAAAGTATTTTTAATCAAACGAAACGGAGCAATAAAAATAAAGGCTGAGGCAAATCAATGAAACATGTATCTTTTATTACGTATCTAATTGCTCTGATTTGGCTTGCCAATGGATTACTATACAAAGTTTTAAACCTTGTTCCAAGACATCAGGAAATTGTCAGCAGAATTTTAGGTGATGAACATGCCGTGCTGTTCACAAAATTAATAGGCTTTTCTGAAATCATTATGGCAGTTTGGATTGTAAGCCGTTTTTGTTCAAGAATAAATGCAATAGTACAGATTATCATAATAGTAACTATGAATATTTTAGAATTCATTATTGTTCCAGATTTATTGTTATGGGGTAAATGGAATTCAGTTTTTGCATTATTATTTATTTTGTTGATTTATTACAACGAGTTTATTTTCAAGTCAAAACCTGATAAATCATAATGCTTTCATTTTTTAAAAATCATCCTTTTGCTGTAGAAGCATTTTTTGAAAGTTCTTTAGTGCTGACATTTGCTATCCAAAAAAATGACTTACAACATCTTATTCCTGAATGCTTACAGTTGGAAACATTTAAAGATAAATGGGCATTTATAGCTGTAGCGATGGTTCAAACAAAAAACCTTCGTCCAAAAGGCTTTCCAAAATTTATAGGGAATGATTTTTTCTTAATTGGTTATCGTGCTTTTGTAAACTTTACGAATACCAAAGGCAAAAAATATCGGGGGCTATATATTTTAAAATCTGAAACTGATAAAAAGAAGATGGAGTTCCTAGGAAACATATTCACTCATTATAATTATGGCACAACTGACATTAAGATTACTTCCATTGATAATCATAAACAGATAGAGTCCAACAAGTCAGATTTTAGGATTGTGGTAAGTGAAAATTCTGAAAATATCCCATTGCCAGAAGAATCACCTTTTGCAGACTGGAAGGAAGCTAGAAAGTTTGCTGGCCCATTACCTTTTAATTTACTCATAATGAAGAAAATAAAAAGGTTCTCATTATTCAAGGCGTTAGACAAAACTGGAAACCAAAACCAATAAAGGTAATAGACTACAAAATTTCATTTTTGAAAACTCTTAATCTTAATAGTCCGATATTAGCAAACGCATTTATCATTAATGACATCTCTTATTATTGGAAAAAAGGGAGGTATGAATTATGGGAAAATTAAGAAAACCATTTCAAGGTGTTTGGAATATTATACGCTTTAACTGGCATTTTTATATTATAGCTTTTGTTATAATTTTTGGTTCTTTTTTAGCTATTCCCATTTTAGGTGAGAATTTGCAATTCGTGGGAAAGATATTCATCTTTATTGCATTAATCACAATTCTTGTTTCATTAATTGTATCTTGGTGCATATATGATCTTTCAGGCTTTTATAGATTAGAGTGGTTAAATACTCTTGATATTGAGAAAGAGTCTAAACTTATTAATATTCATGCTGGATTTGATGAAACAAGTAAATTGCTAAAGGAGAAATATCCGAATTGCGAACTACATATTTTTGATTTTTATAATCCTGAAGTTCATACCGAAGTATCGATAAAACGAGCCAGAAAAGCATATCCTTCACTTCCTGAAACTAAATCAATAAAAACCGACAGTTTAGACTTGGCAGATAATTCTGTGGATGTGGTATTTCTTATTTTTTCTGCTCATGAAATTAGAGATTTTAATGAACGATTATTATTTTTCAAGGAATTAAAACGGATATTAAAACCGCCAGGGAAAATGATCGTTACGGAACATTTGAGGGATGTTCCTAATTTCATAGCTTACTCAGCGAGCTTTTTTCACTTTTTCACTTTAAAAAGTTGGTTGAAAATCTTTAATCAGTCAGATTTCAAAATTGAAAAGCAAATTAAGTTCACTCCGTTTGTCAATACTTTTATTTTGAAATAATATGGAACTCCATCTTAAAATAGCAGGTATCTTATTGATTATTTTAGCATTAGTACATGTCATCTTTCCAAGATATTTCAATTGGGGGAAAGAGTTTCGTTCTTTGAGTTTGATAAACAGGCAGATGGTTTATGTGAACTTACTACATTAGCCTGGACATAAAGGAGCGAGATTTAGAGTTAACGTAATTAACTTTGAATTATGAAAAAACAAAAACGTAATTACAGTCCCACATTTAAACAAAAAGCTGTAGAATTAAGTTATGCCCGCGGCAATGTAAAACAGGTTTGCCAGGAATTAGATATTCCTTATTTGGTTCTATTTCGTTGGCGTAGAGAAGAAAAAAAGTATGGCAAAAATAGTTTTCCGGGAAAGGGTAATCCCAAGCAAACAGACGAGGAAAAAGAAATAGCTCGTTTAAAGAAACAATTACCAGATATGGAATTAGAGTGTGATATTCTAAAAAAGGCGATCAGCATCTTTTCAACGAGCGACAGGAAAAATTTAGATTTATAAAAAAGCATAAAATGAAATTTCCTGTTGAAAAGATGTGTCAAATCTTAGGTGTAAGTAAAAGCGGTTATTATAATTGGTTAAGCTCAGGTACTAGTAAATTATGGTTAGAGAACCAAAAGCTGTCCATCGAAATACATGCTATATTTGAAATGAGTCATCACAGTTATCGGTCTCCAAGAATAAAAACAGAATTAGAAGCTTTAGACTATAACGTATCAAAACCACCTGTAGCCCATATTATGAAAGCAAATCATTTGCATGCTGTAAGGACACGTAAATTTAAGGCTACCTCAGATTCAAAACACAATTACCTCATATCGCCTAATTTACTAAATCAAAATTTTAAAGTTAAACGCAAAAATCAAGTATGGGTAAGTGATATTACTTATATCCATACCAAACAGGGCTGGTTGTACTTAACCGTTATTATTGATTTATACCGTCGTAAAATAGTAGGATGGTCTTTAAGCGATAACGTAATCAAAGAAGACACCTTTGTAAAAGCTTGGAATATGGCTGTAGCCAATAATCCTATAACTAAAAAACTCATATTTCACTTTGACAGAGGTAGTCAGTAACCCAGTGAATGTTTTAGAAATATTCTAAAAAACTATAATGGATGAGTTCAGCAATCTATGAGCAGAAAAGGAAATTGCCGGGATAATGCAGGAACAGAATCTTTCTTTAAGTCTTTAAAAGTAGAATGGGTATACAAGCACAATTATCAACAAAAATCTCAAACAGAACTCTCCATTTTTGAATGGATAGAAACTTGGTACAACAAAAAAAGAAGACATTCCTATTTAAACTATAAAACTATTAACGAATTTGAATTAAATATGTATAACCAAAAGTTAGCAGCATAGTCTCTTAAATAATTGCCCTCTTTTTTGTTGCAAATTCAATATCCTTAGCGTATTTTACTGCAGGCACACCGTAAGGATAGGGATGTACTCGTTCAGTATTAATATGTAGCTTGGTAATATACGGCATATTAGTGTCTTGAAAATTCTAATAACTCTTTAAAATCTGCTTTTCTTAGGGCTTTGATATAATCATCTCTTGCATCACTTTTATATACCAAATCCCTTATGTCCCCATGTAAATATCGGTCTACCAAAAATATGTTTGACGACAATATCGCCCATCAATCTTGAATGCCGTCCATTACCATTAGGGAAGATATGAATGGCTACTAATTCATGCTTGAAACGAATTGCAATTTCATCTTCTGAAAAGGTGTTGTTTTCAATCCAATATCTACAATTACCAATCAATTGGTTTAATAATGTTGAAATTTATCAACCCCAATATTTTTGTTGGTCTTTCTAACGGTTCCTGCCCAATCCCAAACCTCGCCAAACATTTTTTTGTGGACATCAAATACAAACTTTTCGGTAAGAATAGTATCTAACTTAAACTTCCGTCTGAGCAGATAAAATTCCACAGCTTTTTCAATATTAAGCTGTTCAAACTCCTCCAGTTCCTCTCGTGTGGTTATGGTCGGAATACGCAACCCCTCTTTCTTATCTTCATCAATGGGAGTTTGTCCGTTATTGTAATCTAAATCTAATCCCATAAGTGTCGTGGCATTTCATAGACCAATTGCCTGGCTTTATCTTCTACTGCTTTCTTCAAACGTTTACTGGTGTTCTCTTGATCTTCCAGAGCCATGGTATTGGAAGTTGTCTTTACTATTTCCAATGCAATTTCTCTGGCACGTTTTTCAATGGTCTTTTCAATAGAACCGTCCATAGGTACAAACCCGTAAACCAATTTCATATTTAAAGCTCGACCTGCTTCTTCTAAACTTCTTAGGGTAATACTTCCGTCTTTTTCTCTTTTCTCTATACCTTCTGCACCTTGTGGGGTAACCTTTATTCGATTTCCAAATTGACGAAAGGACATCTTAAGCAATGTTCTTATGGCATTAAGCCACCCACTTTCCGGGGGTTGGTTTTTTAACAAAGGTGTAAACTCCTTGAGCTTGGCATCCATCTGCTCGATCATTAATTTTTGTTTCAAATCTTTCATAATTCCGAAATAATATCAACACTTGAATTGATAATTAAAATGCAAACATAAGCATATATGTTGATAAACAGTAATACTATATCAGTATATACTTTGAAGAAATAAATGTCAACAATGAACAATCTATTTAAAAAATTAGGTCAATCGACCACATTTTTTTAGCTTTGGATTTACCGTGGGATGCTTAAAACTACATATCGACACTGAGCCAACTTTATAAACCTCTCGAAATGCGAAATGGAAAAGTTTGGAAGGGCAACAAAAATATCATATCGTTCTGGAAACACTTGACATCAAAGAAGCTACTTATGTCTGGCATATTTCAAAAGACACACCACTTTTTAAAAATGAATTAGAACAAATTAATCAAAAATTAAATTGGATTCGAAGCCATGGTCACCAATCCTTTTTAGAAAGTAAAAGTAAAAACTTTAGCAAAATTATCCATGACTACAGTGATGACAAAAAGGGATTTTATAGATGGAAAAATGCTTTGGAAAAACGTATGTATTAGCCTTAACCTTATTGTTAATATAAAGTGATAAAAATCATTCTTTTCACCTTATATAATTTCAGGATAAATCATAAATTTCTACACCCAAAAATACAGACTTTCTATGTTAGATATCATCCGCAAAACTATAGAAAAGATAGAGAATGCTACTATCTTGACTAAAGCCGAAATAGCAAAAGCAAGAACTATTTTTGAAACCTTCAATCACGTAATTTTATCTCAGGGTAAACAAATGGTAGCCTTAAAAATAGAAGATAAAGATAAAGAGGTTTTTGCACAAGTATTATCCGTTGAAGACGAAGAGACACTAGATTTAAAACTAGAAGGCTCTTATGAAAGTTGGAATAATAAATATGGTCTAGTTGCACTCTATACCATTGAAAAAGAATTTAAAGGCAAGACCCTTTCCGAAGGCAAAAAGTACACCCGAGAAGGTATGATAAAACGTGTGCTTGACGAACGCATGGATAAAGCCAAAAAAGCGGACTATAAGGTTATTTTGGCCAATAATCTTTATGGTGAACACACTTTGATTAATGAAAAAGGTAAATCATATCGTGTTACGCTTAAAGATTTTGAAAAGAAGACAGGTTATATAAATAATATTGACTGGAAAACCAATAAACTAGGCACTACAAAACACATTTTATTTCTTTACAATTATTTAGAAGATCACCCCAATAAAGCTAAAAAATTAAAGAAAGAATTTCCATTTATTGAGGTTTACACAGACCCTCTAAATGATTATAAAATATCTTGGTATTTTCCCGAAGATTTACAAGTAGCGGAACAAGCAGTGTTAGATTCCTATTTTGGAAAAAAAACCTATATTGAAAATGCTCAAATCGCCTCATTTTTTTCTTTCTTTCAGCTGTCAAGAGATTTAGACCGCATCAAGATACGAGAAGAAGTTTATGAAAAAATTGAAACCTATTTTGAAGATACCGAGTTAGTAAAACTTCAAGAACAAATCACCTTTGATTTTTCATCAATTAATGCCACACTATACCCCTATCAAAAAGAAGGCGTAGAATTTTCAGCATTTAAAAAAGGAGTCATTATCGCAGATGAGATGGGGCTTGGAAAAACGCTACAAGCCATCTCTACCGCAATTCTTAAAAAGGATGTTTTTGATTTCAAAAAAACCTTGGTTATCTGTCCAGCCTCGGTAAAACATCAATGGAAAAATGAAGTTTTAAAATTTAGCAACGAGGGTGCTACCGTTGTAGAAGGCTTACCAGAAGAAAGATTCGAAATTTATGCTAGTAATACGGATTATTTCCATATCATTAACTATGAAACTGTACTGAGAGATCTATCTGAAATCAATAAACAAGGTTACGATTTTGTGATTTTAGATGAAGCGCAAAAAATAAAAAATTACGAAACTAAAACCGCCATTGCTATTAAAAGTATTCAAAAAAAGCATGCCTTAGTTATTACGGGGACACCTCTAGAAAATAAGCTTTTAGATATTTATTCCATCGTTCAGTTTTTAGACCAGAAATTATTAGCACCGCAATGGGAATTCTCATACCAACATTGCATTTTTGACAATCAGTATAAAAATAAAATTCACGGCTACTATAACCTTCAAAACTTAAAAAAACGATTAAGCTCTATTCTAATACGAAGAGAAAAGCGGGAAGTTTTTGATCAGTTACCCAATGTGATTCAAAAAGATATTTATGTAAAGCTTTCTGATGAACAGGCGGGAATGCATGCCAGTTTTACTCACGGTATTGCAAAAATTTTACATAAAAAGTTCAAGACGACTTATGATTGGCAAAAGCTCATGCTATTACTTACCAACATGCGTATGGTCTGTGACTCAAGTTATTTGATTGATAAGCAATCCCACCATTCGCCAAAGTTAATAGAGCTACGTCATATTTTGATAGAACGATTAGATATCAAAAATAATAACAGAAAAATTATTATTTTTTCAGAATGGGTAACCATGCTCAATCTTATTGGCGATATGTTAAAAGAAGAAGGGCTAACTTTTACTATGCTTACAGGAAAAGTACCTGTGAAAAAGCGGCATTTATTGATAAAAGAATTTGAAGATAATGACGATTGTCAAATCTTCTTATCTACTGAATCCGGTGGGGCAGGGCTTAACTTGCAGGTAGCTGATACAGTTATTAACTTTGAGTTGCCTTGGAATCCCGCCAAGAAAAATCAACGTATTGGGCGTATTGATAGAATTGGACAGAAAAAACAGAAACTACACGTCTTTAATTTGCTGTCTTATGATTCTATTGAAATGAAAATTGCCACTGGACTCTTTTTGAAGCAAAATCTTTTTGAAGGCGTATTAAACGAAGACAGTTTAACAGACGAGGTTGATTTTTCAGAAAAAGGGAAATCTCAGTTCATTAAACAACTTGAAGAAGTTATCAATCAAAGTACTACTATGCCTGTTGAGTCTGATATTGAAGAAGAATCTGAATTGGTACTAGAAGAAATTTTAGAAGCCCAAACTGAACTTAATTTTGAGGCGAATGATGATGATGATTCCGAAAGTTTATCATCGAAAGAACCACAAACAAATACACCAGATTTTGAAGAAATGGAAGCTGTAATGACTAAAGGTATGGAGTTTTTAACTGGCTTATTTCAAATGAGTACAGGTAAGAGTCTTGAGAATAATAGCAAACCTAAAGTCAATGTGAATAAGGAAACAGGTGAGGTGTCTATATCGTTTAAGATGGAACAGTTGGTAAATAAAACTTAGGTCGATCTTTTCTTAAATGCATAACAGATAAATTCATCTTCATCTTTTTGGTCATAACGTGTTATATCACACATTGGTTTCTCTTTTGGATTGTCATCATTAACACAAAGGACGCATAACGAAAGTTTTTCAATAAGCTCTGTATTAACTTCATA
This window of the Flavobacteriaceae bacterium genome carries:
- a CDS encoding T9SS type A sorting domain-containing protein, coding for MVIPLSIKANANQTLTFSTSTDNLPQDIDVYLQDVTNNTFTKINGESHQITINETLSGIGRFYIHTSAGEVLNVEDNTVVSNQVSIYMSATNRLTITGLSQGTAKLNMYSILGKKVLQTSFEQSPTQHITIPETIKTGVYLIDLKTSSGNLRKKIILE
- a CDS encoding methyltransferase domain-containing protein — translated: MGKLRKPFQGVWNIIRFNWHFYIIAFVIIFGSFLAIPILGENLQFVGKIFIFIALITILVSLIVSWCIYDLSGFYRLEWLNTLDIEKESKLINIHAGFDETSKLLKEKYPNCELHIFDFYNPEVHTEVSIKRARKAYPSLPETKSIKTDSLDLADNSVDVVFLIFSAHEIRDFNERLLFFKELKRILKPPGKMIVTEHLRDVPNFIAYSASFFHFFTLKSWLKIFNQSDFKIEKQIKFTPFVNTFILK
- a CDS encoding mobile mystery protein A, whose translation is MKDLKQKLMIEQMDAKLKEFTPLLKNQPPESGWLNAIRTLLKMSFRQFGNRIKVTPQGAEGIEKREKDGSITLRSLEEAGRALNMKLVYGFVPMDGSIEKTIEKRAREIALEIVKTTSNTMALEDQENTSKRLKKAVEDKARQLVYEMPRHLWD
- a CDS encoding helicase, whose translation is MLDIIRKTIEKIENATILTKAEIAKARTIFETFNHVILSQGKQMVALKIEDKDKEVFAQVLSVEDEETLDLKLEGSYESWNNKYGLVALYTIEKEFKGKTLSEGKKYTREGMIKRVLDERMDKAKKADYKVILANNLYGEHTLINEKGKSYRVTLKDFEKKTGYINNIDWKTNKLGTTKHILFLYNYLEDHPNKAKKLKKEFPFIEVYTDPLNDYKISWYFPEDLQVAEQAVLDSYFGKKTYIENAQIASFFSFFQLSRDLDRIKIREEVYEKIETYFEDTELVKLQEQITFDFSSINATLYPYQKEGVEFSAFKKGVIIADEMGLGKTLQAISTAILKKDVFDFKKTLVICPASVKHQWKNEVLKFSNEGATVVEGLPEERFEIYASNTDYFHIINYETVLRDLSEINKQGYDFVILDEAQKIKNYETKTAIAIKSIQKKHALVITGTPLENKLLDIYSIVQFLDQKLLAPQWEFSYQHCIFDNQYKNKIHGYYNLQNLKKRLSSILIRREKREVFDQLPNVIQKDIYVKLSDEQAGMHASFTHGIAKILHKKFKTTYDWQKLMLLLTNMRMVCDSSYLIDKQSHHSPKLIELRHILIERLDIKNNNRKIIIFSEWVTMLNLIGDMLKEEGLTFTMLTGKVPVKKRHLLIKEFEDNDDCQIFLSTESGGAGLNLQVADTVINFELPWNPAKKNQRIGRIDRIGQKKQKLHVFNLLSYDSIEMKIATGLFLKQNLFEGVLNEDSLTDEVDFSEKGKSQFIKQLEEVINQSTTMPVESDIEEESELVLEEILEAQTELNFEANDDDDSESLSSKEPQTNTPDFEEMEAVMTKGMEFLTGLFQMSTGKSLENNSKPKVNVNKETGEVSISFKMEQLVNKT